One segment of Nostoc flagelliforme CCNUN1 DNA contains the following:
- a CDS encoding ABC transporter permease, translating into MNSKKPYLDWGSLWNPNFGAPAALLILYVANAVFTPRFATVSNTLNMLLQVSTTMFIAVGMTFVIASRGIDLTVGSTMALVSVVVALLIKYGITVAISFALCCALLVGLINGFLISRLKLDPLITTLAALILWRGVAQVIGDGQLVPFTNPTFEALGKGYIGFIPIQVVIAAVVIAGAFFCIRSTLFGRQIVAVGGNEKAARLAGIRAERVKYIVYIVSALLAGLAGLVETARLGLGDPSKVGVNAEFEAIAAVVVGGTPFSGGRANILGTVVGALIMQVISTSFNMLLIPFTWSLVLKSVIILFAIFLQRPKEV; encoded by the coding sequence ATGAATAGCAAGAAGCCTTACCTGGATTGGGGAAGCCTGTGGAACCCAAACTTTGGCGCACCTGCGGCACTGCTAATTCTCTATGTTGCGAATGCCGTCTTCACTCCGCGTTTCGCTACAGTTAGCAACACCTTGAACATGTTGCTCCAAGTATCTACCACAATGTTTATTGCTGTTGGGATGACATTTGTCATTGCCTCGCGTGGCATCGATCTGACCGTCGGCTCTACTATGGCATTGGTTTCAGTTGTTGTGGCATTGCTTATTAAGTATGGAATTACTGTTGCCATTTCGTTCGCCTTGTGCTGTGCCCTGTTGGTTGGTCTGATCAATGGCTTTCTGATCTCACGTCTGAAACTTGACCCACTAATCACTACCTTGGCAGCTCTCATTTTATGGCGTGGGGTCGCTCAGGTGATCGGGGACGGTCAGCTCGTTCCCTTCACCAATCCCACATTTGAAGCGCTCGGAAAGGGCTATATCGGTTTTATACCAATTCAGGTTGTAATTGCGGCAGTCGTCATTGCAGGAGCCTTCTTTTGTATTCGCTCTACGCTTTTTGGGCGTCAGATTGTTGCAGTCGGAGGCAACGAGAAGGCCGCAAGGCTTGCGGGTATCCGTGCGGAACGCGTGAAATACATTGTGTATATAGTTAGCGCCCTACTTGCGGGACTGGCCGGACTCGTCGAAACGGCAAGGCTCGGTTTGGGCGATCCTAGCAAGGTCGGTGTCAACGCAGAATTCGAGGCGATCGCAGCCGTTGTTGTTGGCGGTACGCCCTTCTCCGGTGGTCGCGCAAATATACTCGGCACTGTTGTAGGAGCGCTGATCATGCAGGTAATCTCGACGAGTTTCAACATGCTCCTGATTCCCTTCACCTGGTCATTAGTTTTAAAATCTGTAATCATTCTTTTCGCCATTTTTTTACAGCGTCCTAAGGAGGTTTAA
- a CDS encoding ABC transporter permease has translation MAATRSLALDGMRLWKRLARLLTSQGVLLMLLSLAVFASFRYETFLTPLNIMNIMRQNSMLAIVALGMTVVILSGGIDLSVGSLVALGGVVAALLAEQGSFVAIVGGIASTTLLGVVNGLLVSRARLQPFVVTLFTASAARGLALSITEERSIAVPSAASGLVWLGRGFIGFVPVPVIIVALLYFAAWFMLHRSRLGLHVFAIGDNEEASRLMGVNPNQVKLAVYTFSGMLSGLAGVVLAGRLGAGQPVAAFGWETDAIAATVMGGTFLAGGQGSVFPTLIGVLLLGMMYNLLNLEGTITPWWQLVLRGGFLLMVVIFQQRIAQRE, from the coding sequence ATGGCTGCTACAAGGTCTCTTGCACTTGATGGGATGCGGCTGTGGAAGCGTCTCGCCAGACTCCTCACCTCGCAGGGTGTGTTGCTCATGCTCCTTAGTTTGGCTGTTTTCGCATCGTTTCGTTATGAAACCTTCCTGACACCTCTTAATATCATGAACATCATGCGACAGAACAGTATGCTCGCGATCGTGGCACTGGGCATGACTGTCGTGATCCTAAGCGGAGGAATCGATCTCTCCGTGGGTTCCCTTGTTGCTCTAGGCGGTGTCGTCGCGGCATTGCTTGCTGAACAAGGAAGCTTTGTAGCAATTGTTGGCGGCATTGCTAGCACTACCTTGCTTGGTGTGGTAAACGGTCTTCTCGTGTCTCGCGCGAGGCTCCAGCCGTTCGTTGTTACATTATTCACCGCAAGCGCTGCACGGGGGCTAGCGTTGAGCATCACCGAGGAGAGATCGATTGCCGTCCCATCGGCAGCATCAGGACTTGTTTGGCTGGGTAGAGGGTTTATTGGTTTCGTTCCTGTCCCCGTGATTATAGTTGCGCTCTTATATTTTGCAGCTTGGTTTATGCTGCACAGAAGCCGATTAGGGTTGCATGTGTTCGCTATCGGCGACAACGAGGAAGCCTCCCGGCTGATGGGCGTGAACCCAAACCAAGTGAAGCTTGCGGTCTACACATTTAGCGGTATGCTTTCAGGGCTTGCTGGTGTTGTTCTCGCGGGTCGTCTCGGGGCGGGTCAGCCTGTGGCTGCCTTTGGCTGGGAAACAGATGCGATCGCTGCAACCGTCATGGGAGGAACATTTCTCGCAGGGGGTCAGGGGAGCGTGTTTCCGACGCTTATAGGTGTCCTTCTCTTAGGAATGATGTACAACCTTCTGAATCTCGAAGGGACTATTACTCCGTGGTGGCAGCTCGTACTCCGAGGCGGCTTTCTACTTATGGTCGTGATCTTCCAGCAGCGCATCGCCCAGAGGGAATAA
- a CDS encoding universal stress protein encodes MFKTVLFPIDQSRETREAADVVTNVVKKYSSRLVLLSVVEELPPDAPPPDAPNADPMVSPEVVAKLLENAQSLFSGQGIQSETLERRGKPAFTICDVADEIGADLIIMGCRGLGLTEEGADDSVTTRVINLSPCPVLIVP; translated from the coding sequence ATATTTAAGACAGTACTATTTCCTATTGATCAAAGCCGGGAAACGCGGGAAGCTGCTGATGTTGTTACCAACGTAGTCAAAAAGTACAGCAGTCGCTTAGTGCTGCTGTCTGTGGTAGAAGAACTACCTCCAGATGCGCCACCTCCAGATGCGCCTAATGCAGATCCGATGGTGTCACCAGAGGTAGTTGCCAAACTGTTGGAAAATGCCCAATCTTTATTTTCTGGGCAAGGAATTCAATCTGAAACCCTAGAAAGGCGGGGTAAACCAGCTTTTACTATCTGCGATGTCGCTGATGAAATCGGTGCCGATTTAATCATTATGGGCTGTCGGGGGCTAGGCTTGACTGAAGAGGGAGCCGATGATAGTGTTACCACTCGCGTAATTAATCTTTCCCCTTGCCCAGTGCTGATTGTGCCCTAG
- a CDS encoding phosphoglycerate kinase: protein MSKKSLASLSSADISGKRALVRVDFNVPVDDQGNITDDTRIRAALPTIQDLTQKGAKVILASHFGRPKGVDDKLRLTSVAKRLSELLGQEVVKTDDSIGDEVAAKVGALQNGQVLLLENVRFYPEEEKNDPEFAKKLAANADFYVNDAFGTAHRAHASTEGVTKFLSPSVAGYLVEKELQYLQNAIENPQRPLAAIIGGSKVSSKIGVIETLLEKCDKLIIGGGMIFTFYKARGLNVGKSLVEEDKLELAKSLEAKAKERGVALLLPTDVVLADNFAPDANSQTVSIENIPDGWMGLDIGPDSVKFFQESLADTKTVIWNGPMGVFEFDKFAVGTEAIAHTLAEIGKTGTTTIIGGGDSVAAVEKVGLADQMSHISTGGGASLELLEGKVLPGIAALDDA, encoded by the coding sequence GTGTCCAAAAAAAGTTTAGCAAGTTTATCTTCGGCTGATATATCTGGGAAACGTGCCTTAGTGCGGGTTGACTTTAATGTGCCTGTGGACGATCAAGGCAACATTACTGACGATACTCGCATTCGCGCCGCTCTCCCAACCATCCAAGATTTGACGCAGAAGGGTGCTAAGGTCATTCTCGCAAGTCATTTTGGGCGTCCCAAGGGTGTGGATGACAAATTACGCCTAACTTCCGTTGCCAAGCGTCTGTCTGAGTTACTAGGGCAAGAAGTCGTTAAAACTGATGACTCCATTGGCGATGAAGTTGCAGCCAAAGTTGGCGCGTTGCAAAATGGCCAAGTGCTGTTACTAGAAAATGTCCGTTTTTACCCAGAAGAGGAGAAAAACGACCCAGAATTTGCGAAAAAATTGGCAGCTAATGCTGATTTTTATGTAAATGATGCTTTCGGTACTGCACACCGCGCCCATGCTTCTACTGAAGGTGTGACTAAATTCCTGAGTCCTTCTGTGGCTGGATATTTGGTTGAGAAGGAATTGCAATATCTGCAAAATGCTATTGAAAATCCCCAACGTCCTTTGGCAGCAATTATTGGCGGTTCCAAAGTTTCCAGTAAAATTGGCGTGATTGAAACTTTGCTGGAGAAGTGCGACAAGCTGATCATCGGCGGTGGGATGATTTTCACATTCTACAAAGCCCGTGGTTTGAATGTTGGTAAGTCGTTGGTAGAAGAAGACAAGCTAGAACTAGCGAAGTCTTTGGAAGCTAAGGCTAAAGAACGGGGCGTTGCTTTATTGCTTCCCACAGATGTGGTATTGGCAGATAACTTTGCCCCTGATGCCAATTCTCAAACCGTTAGCATTGAGAATATCCCAGATGGTTGGATGGGTTTGGATATTGGGCCAGACTCGGTGAAATTTTTCCAAGAGAGCCTTGCAGATACCAAAACAGTAATTTGGAACGGGCCAATGGGTGTGTTTGAGTTTGATAAGTTTGCGGTAGGTACGGAAGCGATCGCTCATACCCTCGCCGAAATCGGTAAAACTGGCACAACCACCATCATTGGCGGCGGCGATTCAGTAGCGGCTGTGGAAAAGGTTGGTTTAGCCGACCAAATGAGCCACATCTCCACCGGCGGCGGCGCTAGCTTAGAGTTACTTGAAGGCAAGGTATTGCCTGGAATTGCAGCTTTAGATGATGCGTAA
- a CDS encoding pre-peptidase C-terminal domain-containing protein, which produces MAFIFGTTSPDKISGTSENDTIVGWASGGNANSPSGNDILNGLAGNDSLAGGTANDSLIGGDGNDTLDGGLGTDTLNGGAGDDTYIVNSAVDTITEAANSGTDTVRSSVTYTLGANLENLTLTGTSAINATGNSLNNILIGPNFSGNNTLNGRAGDDSIIGGSGNDILNGEDGDDSLRGGLDNDRLNGGPGNDVFISVFANGFVGSNLLPAGLGEIDTLTGGTGADRFILGDFISVFYDDNNTVNPGFGDFAILTDFDSSQDQIQLKGSLLDYRLQVVGNNTQILLDKPGVEPDEIIGIVQRRNNLILDSDDFLFNYELEIAGKATNNSLSTADILGSLSSGSNINVSAQLATVQPGDNPDFDFFTFSLANSGTVTISTAISGDTILGLFDNAGTLVQTDDDGGGNGSSLITSSLDAGIYFISVSDFAFFPETGGSFSSSNFDPASYTLQVSFA; this is translated from the coding sequence ATGGCATTTATTTTCGGCACTACAAGTCCTGACAAGATTTCTGGGACTTCGGAAAATGACACGATAGTTGGTTGGGCTAGTGGTGGTAATGCCAATAGTCCCTCCGGTAACGATATCTTGAATGGGTTGGCTGGTAACGATTCCCTCGCAGGTGGGACGGCAAACGACAGTCTAATCGGTGGAGATGGCAATGACACACTAGATGGGGGCTTGGGCACTGACACTTTGAATGGGGGAGCAGGCGATGACACCTACATAGTTAACAGTGCTGTTGATACGATTACCGAAGCTGCAAATTCAGGCACAGATACCGTGCGATCTTCTGTCACCTACACACTCGGTGCCAATCTGGAGAATCTGACGCTGACGGGAACTAGCGCCATCAATGCGACAGGTAACAGTCTTAATAACATCCTCATCGGTCCTAATTTTAGCGGTAACAACACTCTAAATGGAAGAGCAGGCGATGACTCAATAATCGGTGGTAGCGGCAATGATATCCTCAACGGTGAAGACGGCGATGATAGTCTACGAGGCGGACTCGACAATGACAGACTCAATGGCGGGCCTGGAAATGACGTTTTCATCAGTGTTTTTGCTAATGGTTTTGTTGGTAGTAATCTGCTTCCAGCTGGATTAGGGGAAATTGATACCTTGACTGGTGGGACTGGGGCAGATAGATTTATCCTGGGGGACTTTATAAGTGTTTTCTACGACGATAACAACACTGTCAATCCTGGTTTTGGGGACTTCGCTATTCTTACTGACTTCGACTCTAGCCAAGATCAAATTCAACTCAAAGGATCTTTACTAGACTACCGTCTGCAAGTTGTTGGAAACAACACACAAATATTGTTAGACAAACCGGGAGTAGAGCCAGATGAAATCATAGGTATTGTGCAGAGGAGAAACAATCTCATACTTGATAGTGATGACTTCCTTTTCAACTATGAGCTGGAAATTGCTGGAAAAGCTACAAACAACTCACTCTCAACAGCTGATATATTAGGTTCCTTGTCATCAGGCTCAAACATTAATGTTTCAGCCCAGTTAGCAACAGTTCAACCGGGGGATAATCCCGATTTCGACTTTTTCACATTTTCTTTAGCAAATTCAGGAACTGTCACTATCAGTACAGCAATATCGGGAGATACAATTCTCGGACTGTTTGACAATGCTGGGACTTTGGTGCAAACTGACGACGATGGTGGCGGTAACGGTTCGTCATTAATCACCAGTTCCCTGGATGCAGGTATATACTTCATTTCAGTGAGTGACTTTGCTTTCTTCCCTGAAACTGGGGGAAGTTTCTCTAGTAGTAACTTTGACCCTGCTTCTTATACACTACAAGTCAGTTTTGCATAA
- a CDS encoding universal stress protein: protein MSDKSNTGLAGTPLNSATYSLYPARRRGKHKIFIGMAPGVGKTYRMLEEGHALKQEGIDVVVGLLETHGRKETAEKGEGLEIVPRKQYPRGELTLTDMDTDAILKRSPQLVLIDELAHTNVPGSPREKRYEDVEIVLAAGIDVYSTMNVQHLESLNDLVARITGVVVRERVPDRVLDEADEIVVVDVTPETLQERLLEGKIYAPEKIQQSLDNFFQRRNLIALRELALREVADNVEENAIATTPNGQFCNIHERVLVCISTYPNSVQLLRRGARLANYMNAPLYSLFVADPERFLTKEESLHIHTCEKLCNEFEGTFIRVTNSNVANAIAQVAEKYRITQIVIGESQRSRWQMLLKGSLTQKLVRLLKNIDLHIIASEKMVSSK from the coding sequence ATGTCAGATAAAAGTAATACTGGTTTGGCTGGCACTCCTTTAAATTCTGCAACTTACTCGCTTTATCCGGCACGACGGCGGGGCAAGCATAAAATATTTATTGGCATGGCTCCTGGAGTAGGCAAAACCTACCGGATGCTAGAAGAGGGACACGCACTTAAACAGGAAGGAATTGATGTCGTCGTTGGGCTATTGGAAACCCACGGACGCAAGGAGACAGCTGAGAAGGGAGAGGGACTGGAGATTGTACCCCGTAAGCAATATCCTCGCGGTGAGTTGACGCTGACGGATATGGATACAGATGCTATTTTAAAGCGATCGCCCCAATTAGTCTTAATCGATGAACTTGCCCATACCAATGTCCCTGGTTCCCCACGCGAAAAACGTTACGAAGATGTAGAAATAGTTTTGGCAGCAGGTATTGATGTCTATTCCACAATGAATGTGCAACATTTGGAAAGTCTCAATGACTTAGTAGCCAGAATTACTGGGGTGGTAGTCCGTGAGCGCGTACCTGACAGAGTTCTGGATGAAGCAGATGAAATAGTAGTAGTGGATGTTACACCTGAAACCCTGCAAGAACGCTTGTTAGAAGGGAAGATTTACGCACCCGAAAAAATCCAACAATCCCTCGATAACTTTTTCCAACGCCGTAACCTGATTGCTTTGCGGGAATTGGCTTTGCGGGAAGTAGCAGACAACGTGGAAGAAAATGCGATCGCTACTACACCCAATGGGCAATTTTGTAATATTCACGAGCGGGTTTTGGTGTGTATATCTACTTATCCCAACTCAGTGCAGCTGTTACGCCGGGGTGCGAGGCTGGCTAACTATATGAACGCGCCACTTTATAGCTTGTTTGTCGCCGATCCAGAACGCTTCCTCACCAAGGAGGAAAGCTTACACATTCACACTTGTGAGAAACTCTGTAATGAATTTGAAGGTACTTTTATTCGTGTTACCAACAGTAATGTAGCTAATGCGATCGCCCAAGTCGCCGAAAAATATCGAATCACCCAAATTGTAATCGGAGAGAGTCAGCGATCGCGCTGGCAAATGCTCCTCAAAGGATCTTTGACGCAAAAATTAGTGCGCTTGCTCAAAAATATTGATTTGCATATCATTGCCAGCGAAAAAATGGTTTCATCCAAATAG
- the kdpC gene encoding K(+)-transporting ATPase subunit C produces MAIIRETIRAIFITLMLWLLTAIIYPLIILVVGQVLLPYQADGSIMRNLNYEPIGSALIGQVFTSERYFHPRPSTVRYSQGKKAKPSGISGASNLAASNPELLNRILEQANQLRDENLQPIADIIYTSGSGLDPHISLRAARQQLTRVASARGVKEEEILRLITRYTDGRFLWIFGEPGVNVLRLNYALYLQDFNRQEN; encoded by the coding sequence ATGGCTATTATTCGAGAAACTATCAGAGCAATTTTTATAACTCTAATGCTTTGGTTGTTGACTGCAATCATCTATCCTCTGATAATCCTTGTAGTGGGTCAAGTTTTATTGCCCTATCAAGCTGATGGCAGTATCATGCGGAATCTAAATTATGAACCAATTGGTTCGGCTTTGATTGGTCAAGTGTTCACATCTGAGCGATATTTTCATCCTCGTCCCAGTACTGTTAGATATAGCCAAGGCAAAAAAGCCAAGCCAAGTGGCATATCTGGAGCCAGCAATCTCGCTGCTAGCAATCCAGAACTACTCAACCGGATTCTAGAACAGGCAAATCAATTGCGAGACGAAAATCTTCAACCGATCGCTGATATAATTTATACGTCTGGTTCTGGTTTAGATCCGCATATTTCCTTGAGAGCAGCACGGCAGCAATTGACGCGGGTTGCTAGTGCGCGGGGAGTAAAAGAAGAGGAGATCCTACGTTTAATTACTAGATATACTGATGGCAGATTTTTATGGATTTTTGGCGAACCGGGAGTCAATGTTCTCCGATTGAATTATGCTCTTTATTTGCAAGATTTTAATCGTCAGGAAAATTAG
- the kdpB gene encoding potassium-transporting ATPase subunit KdpB, with product MNQVATNFRARRPNPRSGDRRQGRKKARTSNKWLYLRAMRDAFVKLNPKYAIKNPVMFVVWVGTIITLLLTIDPNLFGPALQKNPQVFNGLLSGILFFTVWFANFAEAVAEGRGKAQADALRLTKSEAIAKKLAADGTINEVSSTSLKQGDNIYVIAGDIIPADGEVIMGVASVDESAITGESAPVLKESGSDVASSVTGGTRIISDELIIRITNDPGKGFIDRMIALVEGAERSKTPNEIALTVLLAVLSLVFLLVVVTLPALAYYVNSPVSIPILIALLVALIPTTIGGLLSTIGIAGMDRVAQFNVIATSGRAVEACGDINTLVLDKTGTITLGNRLAEEFIPINGHSMSEIANVAWAASVFDNTPEGKSIIRLAEKLGARFDFDSSQAEGVDFSAKTRMSGTNLPGGYEARKGAVEAIKGFVRSRNGRDTPELDATYERVSRLGGTPLAVSLDNEIYGVIYLKDIVKPGIRDRFEQLRRMGVHTIMLTGDNGITASVIAKEAGVDDFIAEATPEDKISVIKKEQAAGKLVAMTGDGTNDAPALAQANVGVAMNTGTQAAKEAANMIDLDSDPTKLIDIISIGKQLLITRGALTTFSIANDIAKYFAIIPVIFVAANLQSLNIMNLTSPNSAVLSALIYNALIIPAMIPLALKGVRFRPLTANQLLQRNILIYGLGGVIAPFIAIKLIDILITIVGLA from the coding sequence ATGAATCAAGTGGCAACTAACTTCAGAGCTAGACGGCCAAATCCTCGTTCTGGCGATCGCCGTCAAGGACGTAAAAAGGCCAGGACAAGTAATAAGTGGCTGTACTTAAGGGCAATGAGAGATGCTTTTGTCAAGCTCAACCCTAAGTATGCAATCAAAAACCCAGTGATGTTTGTGGTTTGGGTGGGGACAATCATCACCCTATTGCTAACGATTGATCCCAATCTATTTGGCCCAGCCCTGCAAAAGAACCCGCAAGTTTTCAACGGTTTGTTATCGGGGATTTTATTCTTTACAGTTTGGTTTGCCAATTTTGCCGAAGCAGTGGCAGAAGGGCGGGGTAAAGCCCAAGCCGATGCCTTGCGATTAACGAAATCAGAAGCGATCGCTAAAAAACTTGCTGCCGATGGCACAATTAATGAAGTTTCATCCACCAGCCTTAAACAGGGCGATAACATCTACGTCATTGCTGGCGATATCATTCCCGCCGATGGCGAAGTAATCATGGGTGTCGCCTCAGTGGATGAATCGGCAATTACTGGGGAATCCGCACCAGTATTAAAAGAATCAGGTTCCGACGTTGCTAGTTCTGTTACTGGTGGGACGCGGATTATCTCAGATGAGCTAATTATCCGCATCACTAATGACCCAGGCAAAGGCTTTATTGATCGGATGATTGCCTTGGTAGAAGGGGCAGAACGCAGCAAAACACCCAATGAAATTGCCCTGACAGTATTGCTGGCAGTTCTCAGCTTAGTCTTTTTGTTAGTCGTGGTAACTCTGCCCGCACTTGCCTACTATGTCAACAGTCCAGTCAGCATCCCAATTTTGATTGCTCTACTAGTAGCATTAATTCCTACAACCATTGGCGGTTTACTAAGTACCATCGGCATTGCTGGTATGGATCGAGTTGCCCAATTTAACGTCATTGCCACTTCAGGACGAGCAGTCGAAGCCTGTGGAGATATCAACACTTTAGTTCTTGACAAAACAGGTACAATTACCCTCGGCAACCGTTTGGCAGAAGAATTTATTCCCATCAACGGCCATTCAATGTCAGAAATTGCTAATGTTGCCTGGGCAGCTAGTGTCTTTGACAATACACCAGAAGGTAAATCCATTATCCGACTGGCAGAAAAGTTAGGCGCAAGGTTTGATTTCGACTCCAGCCAGGCAGAAGGAGTTGATTTTTCCGCCAAAACACGCATGAGTGGTACAAACTTGCCTGGTGGGTATGAGGCGAGGAAGGGAGCAGTAGAAGCGATTAAAGGATTTGTCCGTTCCCGCAACGGACGCGATACACCAGAATTGGATGCTACCTACGAACGAGTTTCTCGCCTGGGAGGTACACCCCTAGCAGTCAGCCTAGATAACGAAATCTATGGGGTTATTTATCTCAAAGATATAGTTAAACCTGGTATCCGCGATCGCTTTGAGCAACTGCGACGGATGGGAGTGCATACCATCATGCTAACTGGAGACAACGGGATTACAGCTTCTGTCATTGCCAAAGAAGCTGGAGTCGATGACTTCATTGCCGAAGCCACACCAGAAGACAAAATCAGCGTCATTAAAAAGGAACAAGCAGCAGGTAAATTGGTTGCCATGACGGGAGATGGAACTAATGATGCCCCAGCATTAGCCCAAGCTAACGTCGGCGTTGCGATGAATACAGGGACGCAAGCTGCAAAAGAAGCCGCCAACATGATAGATTTGGACTCCGATCCCACAAAGCTGATCGATATCATTAGCATTGGTAAACAATTGTTGATTACTCGCGGGGCATTGACTACATTTTCTATAGCTAATGATATTGCTAAATACTTTGCGATTATCCCAGTGATATTTGTCGCTGCTAATTTGCAAAGCTTGAATATTATGAATTTGACTAGCCCTAATTCTGCTGTTCTATCAGCACTGATTTATAATGCTTTGATTATTCCCGCGATGATTCCGTTGGCATTGAAGGGTGTGCGGTTTAGACCTCTGACAGCTAATCAGCTACTGCAACGCAATATCTTAATTTATGGCTTAGGTGGGGTGATTGCACCATTTATCGCCATTAAGTTGATAGATATACTGATTACAATTGTGGGCTTGGCTTGA
- the kdpA gene encoding potassium-transporting ATPase subunit KdpA, with the protein MGQGFLQIGLTLCIVIAITPLLGRYIARVFLGERTLLDFLMNPIERSMFVLAGVRRKDDMTGWQYIQAVICSNLMMGISVYLLIYFQRILPWNPNGFGAPKWDVLLHTTISFVTNTDQQHYAGETTLSYFSQVAALGFLMFTSAATGLAVGIAFIRGLTGRKLGNFYVDLVRGITRILLPISIIGAIALLVAGVPQTLKETLVVRTLEGGTQYIARGPVASFEMIKLLGENGGGFFGVNSAHPFENPNGASNLIEMLAMISIPAALIYTYGIFAKNIKQAWLLFWMVFVIFVVLVGVAAVGELQGNPLVNNAFGLEQPNLEGKEVRFGWAQTAFWAVMTTATMSGAVNGMHDSLMPQGIFSTLFNLFIQVIWGGQGTGTAYLFIYLILTVFLTGLMAGRTPEFLGRKIEKREIVLASVVLLIHPILVLIPSAIALAYPISLSGISNTGYHGISQVVYEYASAAANNGSGLEGLRDNTLWWNLSTLVSLIGGRYIPIIAILLLADGMSRKQQVQETPGTLRTDSLVFTGITAGVTLVLGVLTFFPVLALGPIAEGLKLASGS; encoded by the coding sequence ATGGGACAAGGTTTTTTACAAATTGGCTTAACGCTGTGTATTGTCATAGCAATCACTCCGTTACTGGGTAGATACATAGCGCGTGTCTTCTTGGGAGAAAGAACACTGCTTGATTTTTTAATGAACCCGATAGAGCGAAGTATGTTCGTACTAGCGGGTGTCCGCAGGAAAGATGATATGACGGGTTGGCAGTATATTCAGGCTGTAATTTGCAGCAATCTGATGATGGGCATTTCAGTGTATTTGCTGATATATTTTCAGAGAATCTTACCCTGGAATCCTAACGGCTTTGGTGCGCCCAAATGGGATGTATTACTGCACACAACCATTTCATTTGTGACGAATACCGACCAGCAACACTATGCTGGTGAAACAACTTTAAGCTATTTTAGCCAGGTAGCGGCTTTAGGCTTTTTGATGTTTACCTCCGCAGCCACCGGGTTAGCGGTGGGAATTGCTTTTATTCGAGGGTTGACGGGTAGAAAATTGGGGAACTTTTACGTCGATCTTGTCCGTGGAATTACGCGAATCTTGCTGCCGATTTCGATTATTGGAGCGATCGCCTTGCTTGTAGCAGGTGTACCACAAACATTAAAAGAGACTCTGGTTGTGAGAACCTTAGAAGGCGGAACGCAATATATTGCCAGAGGCCCGGTGGCATCCTTTGAAATGATCAAACTTTTGGGCGAGAACGGCGGAGGCTTTTTTGGCGTAAACTCAGCCCATCCTTTTGAAAATCCCAATGGTGCCTCTAACTTGATAGAAATGCTCGCCATGATTTCTATACCAGCAGCCTTGATTTACACCTACGGTATATTTGCCAAGAACATCAAACAAGCTTGGCTACTTTTCTGGATGGTGTTTGTGATTTTTGTAGTTCTGGTGGGGGTGGCAGCCGTGGGAGAACTGCAAGGTAATCCCCTTGTTAATAACGCTTTTGGATTAGAACAGCCCAATTTAGAGGGTAAAGAAGTTCGATTTGGCTGGGCACAAACGGCATTTTGGGCAGTTATGACTACCGCTACTATGTCTGGTGCTGTGAATGGGATGCATGATTCTTTGATGCCGCAAGGAATATTTTCGACTCTCTTCAACTTGTTTATTCAGGTTATCTGGGGTGGCCAGGGAACTGGAACAGCTTACCTATTCATTTACTTAATTCTCACAGTTTTCCTAACTGGATTAATGGCAGGACGCACCCCAGAGTTTTTAGGACGCAAAATTGAAAAGCGGGAAATCGTTCTTGCCAGCGTGGTGCTGTTGATTCACCCAATTCTAGTTTTGATTCCCAGTGCGATCGCTTTGGCTTATCCCATCTCCTTATCTGGGATTAGCAACACTGGCTATCACGGTATTTCTCAAGTAGTTTATGAATACGCCTCAGCAGCAGCAAATAATGGCTCCGGCTTAGAAGGGTTGAGGGATAACACCTTGTGGTGGAACTTGAGTACTTTAGTTAGCTTAATCGGAGGACGCTACATTCCGATAATTGCCATCCTACTGTTAGCTGACGGTATGTCTCGCAAACAACAAGTACAAGAAACCCCTGGTACCCTGAGAACGGATTCTCTAGTATTTACTGGTATCACTGCTGGAGTGACATTAGTTTTGGGAGTGTTGACTTTCTTTCCCGTTCTGGCTTTAGGCCCCATAGCTGAGGGTTTGAAACTAGCATCTGGCAGTTAG